The following are from one region of the Stanieria sp. NIES-3757 genome:
- a CDS encoding Multi-sensor Hybrid Histidine Kinase produces the protein MFSEHITEIDLSKILIRNPLIVASYRKITEAIVLMSAGRTTCSLTCEIDLEQSQIFTETQSSCVLVVENNHLIGILTERDVLQLATKEQPLTEIAIAEVMSHPVVTLPESQSTDLFVILNLFQKHQIRHLPIVDEHEQIVGILTYESLLQLFGLIDWLRLRQVTEVMTNDVVYAKPTTSVAQLTQLMADHQVSSVVIVEESESKETQNLGIVTERDLVQLLALGLNLAQVQVQQIMSSSVLSVEPDTTLDSVWMLMQQEQIEQVLIKDHQDSLLGMVTPTNLLDVFNPVEIYRLVDKLAKRVLQLEAEKLELIASQTRELEKQVQKRTTELQTQYQKERLVADITSQIRQSLNLQNVLNTTVDAVRSFLQCDRVLLYRFDHNLNGNVVVESVSRVELSILNRQINDPCLKSKWYDLYLNGWITSIDDIETTAIQPCHKKLLANLQVRANLVLPILQDSYLWGLLIVHECFQPRYWHSSDVNLLKQISDQVAIALQQAAVYEQVQIELEERRRTEQILRESEAQLRLAFEAACMGSWNWNIQKGKIKWSANMEALFGLAPGEFDGSYEMFVARLHPEDRDRVLKEIDMAVATGANYNIEFRVVYPDGTIRWSLNKGKVFYDQNGQPIQMAGVYLDITERKAIETELYQFNQELEQRVAERTADLQQSEARLQEAQKIARMGNWEFDVITEKITWSPEVFLIFGFELGSSEPIYKDLNQYIHPDSREHHQFLVDRAIVQGKSYETDLKILRQDETSGYIFVKGQVVCNQEGQVTRLFGIVVDITERKQTELENYQLKERLQYLLSSSPTIIFASKSEGDFGATFISNNIQNILGYTPKEFLADSEFWLSRIHPEDLSRVLATLPQILEFGHVRYEYRFLDKNGNYRWMQDESQLIVNQEGKAVEIVGSFSDITERKQTEAALEQYTREVEDLYDNAPCGYHSLDAEGRFIRVNQTELQLLGYTRAEMIGRGIWEFFTETSQKNFSKNFPLFKQQGRIKDLEYEMVCKDDSVLPVMISAIAVKDKDGKLLYNRATLVDIKDRKQAELALQASEAKLQGIIQSAPGSITTFDRQGTITYINRTTEGFSLEQVIGKNISEFLLPQYHNLQTQGLEQIFEQGKTVQCEVEGYLDTLGNTAWYRVQSSPVWDGERVVMGISNAIDISDLKRAETALRESENRYATLAETAPVGIFRVDTKGKCLYVNSYWLEMTKIASKEEALGDGWIKALHPEDREQLIAKWSQSIKQQKFYCNEARFLRPDGSIVWFFCRALPEINLAGEIVGYIGTVTDISELKHIEAALRESERRYATLAENIPVALFRFNSEGDCIYVNERWEAMTGRPTESALGRGWIEAIHPEDRDRIKKESKKKLTESSRFQSEGRHLLPDGTIKWFLSQTLPEIDSDGQQIGFFGTLTDITERKKAEHIIRQQAQRELSLRLITQRIRQSLDLNTIFHTAVQEIRQLFNAERVVIYRFNFDWSGSFVAESMTEGWTPLVGTFPKINDTHLQDTQGGRYAQNETFAVDDIYQAGHSKCHLQLLEQFEAKAYVIAPIFLGDHLWGLLAAYQNSSPRHWEKDEISLLRQIGWQLSVALQQADLFKQLQRELAERKQAEAKLQEMNQQLELSNRQLERATSLKDEFLANMSHEFRTPLNTILGMSEALQEEVFGNLNEEQQKTIVTIESSGRHLLELINDILDLAKIEAGKLELNIAPTCVQELCQSSLIFIQQQALKKRIQLNINITSDLGLIQVDRRRMRQVLINLLNNAVKFTPSGGLITLEVQVETAAQLICFSVIDTGIGIATENLTKLFQPFIQIDSALNRQYSGTGLGLSLVKQIIELHGGYITVNSEVDCGSCFKVCLPYNPQPIDKIASNLIPFSCELQQLPSNSGRYVEIPEPKKQRPVILLAEDHQENVETFSDYLDSRGYQIIVAQNGHEAIKLAIAQNPELIIMDIQLSLIDGLETIRRLRTIPQFSSTPIIALTALAIDQARENCLAAGATEYLIKPVRLKQLLTTIEQLLNP, from the coding sequence ATGTTTTCCGAACATATTACAGAAATTGATTTATCAAAAATTCTGATCCGTAATCCTTTAATTGTAGCCTCCTACCGCAAAATTACTGAGGCTATTGTTTTAATGAGTGCTGGTAGAACAACCTGTTCTTTAACCTGTGAAATTGATTTAGAACAGTCTCAAATTTTTACTGAAACTCAATCTAGTTGTGTTTTGGTGGTCGAAAATAATCACTTAATCGGCATCCTGACAGAACGGGATGTATTGCAACTGGCAACTAAGGAACAGCCTCTCACAGAAATTGCGATCGCCGAGGTAATGAGCCATCCTGTCGTGACTCTGCCAGAATCTCAATCTACTGACTTATTTGTAATTTTAAATTTATTTCAGAAGCATCAAATTCGACACCTACCGATAGTTGATGAGCATGAACAAATAGTAGGAATACTGACCTATGAAAGTCTACTACAACTTTTTGGCTTAATTGATTGGTTACGTTTGCGCCAAGTAACTGAAGTGATGACCAATGATGTAGTTTATGCCAAACCAACTACTTCTGTAGCTCAACTAACTCAACTTATGGCAGATCATCAAGTAAGTTCAGTTGTGATTGTAGAAGAGTCGGAATCAAAAGAAACTCAAAACTTAGGAATTGTTACCGAACGAGATTTAGTGCAGTTACTTGCTTTAGGACTAAATTTGGCTCAAGTTCAGGTACAGCAAATCATGAGTAGCTCGGTCTTGTCTGTAGAACCAGATACCACTCTTGATTCAGTTTGGATGCTGATGCAACAAGAGCAGATCGAGCAGGTATTGATAAAAGATCATCAAGACTCATTATTAGGTATGGTTACACCAACTAATTTGTTAGACGTTTTCAACCCTGTGGAAATTTATCGCCTGGTGGACAAGCTAGCAAAACGAGTATTGCAACTAGAAGCAGAAAAACTAGAACTGATAGCAAGCCAAACACGAGAATTAGAGAAACAAGTACAAAAACGTACTACCGAATTACAAACTCAGTATCAAAAAGAACGTTTAGTAGCAGATATCACTAGCCAAATTCGACAATCTTTAAACCTACAAAATGTCCTCAATACAACAGTGGATGCAGTACGCTCGTTTTTACAATGCGATCGCGTCTTACTGTATCGGTTCGATCATAATTTGAATGGAAACGTTGTGGTCGAGTCGGTCAGTAGAGTTGAGTTATCCATTCTTAATCGACAAATTAATGATCCTTGTTTAAAGTCTAAGTGGTATGACCTCTATCTAAACGGTTGGATCACTAGTATTGATGATATTGAAACAACTGCAATTCAACCTTGCCATAAGAAACTGTTAGCTAATCTTCAGGTACGTGCTAATCTAGTCTTGCCCATTTTACAAGATTCTTATTTGTGGGGATTATTAATTGTCCACGAATGTTTTCAGCCTCGCTATTGGCATAGTTCAGACGTAAATTTACTCAAACAAATTTCCGACCAGGTAGCGATCGCTCTCCAACAAGCAGCAGTCTACGAACAAGTCCAAATCGAACTGGAAGAACGACGACGTACAGAACAAATCTTACGAGAAAGCGAAGCACAGCTTAGATTAGCTTTTGAAGCAGCCTGCATGGGAAGTTGGAACTGGAATATTCAAAAGGGCAAAATCAAATGGTCAGCTAATATGGAAGCCTTGTTTGGGTTAGCACCAGGAGAGTTTGATGGCTCTTACGAAATGTTTGTGGCTAGACTCCATCCAGAAGACCGCGACCGCGTTTTAAAAGAAATTGACATGGCTGTCGCAACGGGAGCAAATTATAATATTGAATTTCGGGTTGTTTATCCTGATGGCACAATCCGTTGGTCTTTAAATAAGGGAAAAGTTTTTTACGATCAAAATGGGCAACCAATTCAAATGGCTGGCGTGTATTTAGACATTACTGAGCGCAAAGCTATTGAAACTGAGTTATATCAATTTAACCAAGAATTAGAACAACGAGTAGCAGAACGCACAGCAGATTTGCAACAAAGCGAAGCTCGTCTCCAAGAAGCCCAAAAGATTGCTCGGATGGGCAATTGGGAATTTGATGTTATTACTGAAAAAATTACTTGGTCACCTGAAGTCTTTTTAATTTTTGGATTTGAGTTAGGAAGCAGTGAACCAATTTACAAAGATTTAAATCAATATATCCACCCCGATAGTCGAGAGCATCATCAATTCTTAGTTGACAGAGCAATTGTCCAAGGAAAATCCTATGAAACAGACCTCAAAATTCTTCGCCAAGATGAAACTTCAGGCTACATTTTTGTCAAGGGACAAGTGGTGTGTAATCAAGAAGGTCAGGTAACCCGTTTGTTTGGCATTGTTGTAGACATTACAGAACGTAAACAAACCGAACTGGAAAATTATCAATTGAAAGAACGGTTACAATATTTGCTCTCCTCTAGTCCCACAATAATTTTTGCCAGTAAATCAGAGGGAGACTTTGGAGCAACTTTTATCAGCAATAATATTCAAAATATATTAGGTTACACACCAAAAGAATTTCTAGCTGATTCAGAATTTTGGCTCAGTCGCATTCATCCAGAGGATTTATCCAGAGTATTAGCAACACTGCCTCAAATTTTAGAGTTTGGACACGTTCGCTACGAGTATCGTTTTTTAGATAAAAATGGTAATTATCGCTGGATGCAAGACGAATCCCAACTAATAGTCAACCAAGAAGGAAAAGCAGTTGAGATTGTTGGCTCTTTTTCTGATATTACAGAACGCAAACAAACCGAAGCAGCATTAGAGCAATATACTCGTGAAGTTGAAGATTTGTATGATAATGCACCATGCGGATACCATTCCCTAGATGCTGAAGGGCGATTTATCAGAGTCAACCAAACAGAGTTGCAATTGTTAGGCTATACTCGCGCGGAAATGATTGGTAGAGGTATTTGGGAATTTTTTACGGAAACTAGTCAAAAAAATTTCTCAAAAAACTTTCCCCTTTTCAAGCAACAAGGTCGGATTAAAGATCTTGAATACGAAATGGTCTGTAAAGATGACAGCGTTTTACCCGTAATGATTAGTGCGATCGCTGTTAAAGATAAAGATGGAAAACTACTATACAACCGAGCAACTCTCGTTGATATTAAAGACCGCAAACAAGCCGAACTAGCTCTGCAAGCTTCAGAAGCCAAGCTCCAAGGTATTATTCAGAGTGCGCCTGGTTCAATTACCACCTTTGACCGCCAAGGAACAATAACCTATATCAATAGGACAACTGAGGGTTTTTCTCTTGAACAGGTCATTGGTAAAAATATCTCAGAATTTTTATTACCCCAATATCACAACCTACAAACCCAGGGTCTAGAGCAGATCTTCGAGCAAGGTAAAACTGTTCAATGTGAGGTAGAAGGTTATCTTGACACTTTAGGAAATACAGCTTGGTATAGGGTGCAAAGCAGTCCAGTGTGGGATGGTGAGCGAGTAGTAATGGGAATTTCCAACGCGATCGATATTAGCGACCTCAAACGAGCAGAAACGGCTCTACGGGAAAGTGAAAATCGTTACGCGACTTTGGCAGAAACAGCACCAGTTGGGATTTTTCGGGTTGATACTAAGGGTAAATGTCTTTATGTCAACAGTTATTGGCTTGAAATGACTAAAATAGCTTCTAAAGAGGAAGCTTTGGGAGATGGCTGGATCAAAGCTTTGCATCCAGAAGACCGCGAGCAACTCATCGCTAAATGGTCTCAAAGTATTAAACAGCAAAAATTTTATTGCAATGAAGCTAGATTTCTCCGTCCTGATGGTAGTATTGTCTGGTTTTTCTGTCGGGCATTACCCGAAATTAATCTAGCTGGTGAGATTGTTGGCTACATCGGTACTGTAACTGATATTAGCGAACTCAAACATATAGAAGCAGCACTAAGAGAAAGTGAACGCCGTTATGCAACCTTGGCAGAAAATATTCCTGTTGCTCTGTTTCGATTTAATTCAGAAGGCGACTGTATATATGTTAATGAGCGTTGGGAAGCCATGACAGGAAGACCGACTGAGTCAGCATTGGGAAGAGGTTGGATTGAAGCCATTCATCCAGAAGACCGCGATCGCATAAAAAAAGAAAGTAAAAAAAAATTGACCGAGTCAAGTAGATTTCAATCTGAAGGAAGGCATTTACTTCCTGATGGTACGATTAAATGGTTTCTGAGCCAAACCCTGCCTGAAATCGATTCTGATGGTCAACAAATCGGTTTCTTTGGTACCTTGACAGATATTACCGAGCGCAAAAAAGCAGAACACATTATTCGTCAACAAGCACAAAGAGAATTATCGTTACGATTAATTACTCAACGGATTCGTCAATCTCTTGATTTAAATACTATTTTTCATACTGCTGTTCAAGAAATTCGCCAATTATTTAACGCTGAAAGGGTTGTTATTTACCGCTTTAACTTTGACTGGAGCGGTAGCTTTGTTGCCGAATCAATGACAGAAGGATGGACACCATTAGTAGGGACTTTCCCCAAAATCAACGATACCCATTTGCAAGATACTCAAGGTGGTAGATATGCTCAAAATGAAACTTTTGCTGTTGATGATATTTATCAAGCAGGTCATTCTAAATGTCACCTTCAGTTATTAGAACAATTTGAAGCCAAAGCCTACGTAATCGCTCCGATCTTTCTTGGCGATCACTTATGGGGTTTGTTAGCTGCTTATCAAAACTCTTCTCCTCGTCATTGGGAAAAAGATGAAATTTCTTTGCTACGTCAAATTGGTTGGCAACTTAGTGTTGCTCTTCAACAAGCAGATTTATTTAAACAGCTTCAAAGAGAATTAGCAGAGAGAAAACAAGCAGAAGCAAAACTTCAGGAAATGAATCAACAATTAGAATTAAGTAATCGACAATTGGAACGTGCTACTTCTCTCAAGGATGAGTTTCTCGCCAACATGAGCCACGAATTCCGTACCCCTCTCAACACGATCTTAGGAATGTCTGAAGCTTTGCAAGAAGAAGTATTTGGTAACCTCAACGAAGAACAGCAAAAAACCATTGTCACAATTGAAAGTAGTGGTAGACACCTGTTGGAATTAATCAACGATATTCTCGATCTAGCCAAAATCGAAGCAGGAAAATTAGAATTAAACATCGCTCCTACTTGCGTCCAAGAACTATGTCAATCTAGTTTGATATTTATTCAACAACAAGCTCTTAAAAAAAGAATTCAACTGAATATCAACATTACGTCAGACTTAGGGCTTATTCAAGTCGACCGACGGCGGATGCGACAAGTTTTAATTAATTTGCTTAATAATGCAGTGAAATTTACTCCTTCGGGTGGGTTAATCACCTTGGAGGTTCAAGTAGAAACAGCAGCGCAATTAATCTGTTTTTCCGTAATTGATACAGGTATTGGTATTGCTACTGAAAACCTCACAAAACTCTTTCAACCTTTTATTCAAATTGATAGTGCCTTAAATCGTCAGTATTCGGGAACTGGTTTAGGACTTAGCCTGGTTAAACAAATTATTGAACTTCATGGCGGTTATATTACTGTCAATAGTGAAGTAGATTGCGGTAGTTGTTTTAAAGTTTGTTTACCATATAACCCCCAGCCCATCGACAAAATAGCTTCTAATCTCATTCCCTTCTCCTGTGAACTTCAGCAATTGCCCTCCAATTCTGGTAGATACGTCGAAATACCTGAGCCTAAAAAACAACGTCCTGTGATCTTGTTAGCAGAGGATCACCAGGAAAACGTTGAGACTTTTTCTGATTATCTAGACAGTCGAGGCTATCAAATTATTGTGGCTCAGAATGGACATGAAGCAATCAAGCTTGCCATTGCTCAAAACCCCGAATTGATTATTATGGATATTCAGTTATCGCTGATCGATGGATTAGAAACCATTCGTCGTCTACGTACTATTCCACAGTTTAGCTCTACACCAATTATTGCTCTGACCGCCTTAGCTATAGACCAAGCACGAGAAAATTGTTTAGCAGCAGGAGCTACAGAATATCTGATCAAACCGGTCAGACTTAAACAACTTTTAACAACTATCGAACAATTATTAAATCCATAA
- a CDS encoding cold-shock DNA-binding domain protein, producing MNLTPTINYLNLEQNQEVNCLIKQHLNQLEAVCHSIKNCYVAIENARDYQKSGTSYRVTLHLSVDPNYEFLVVRNPDYAQEYESWESLIKDVFTEAQDQIIELI from the coding sequence ATGAATCTTACTCCAACTATCAACTACCTCAATCTCGAACAAAATCAAGAAGTTAATTGCTTAATCAAACAACATTTAAATCAATTAGAAGCTGTCTGCCATTCAATTAAAAATTGCTATGTAGCCATTGAAAATGCTCGTGATTATCAAAAAAGCGGAACTTCTTATCGAGTCACTCTTCATCTCAGTGTAGACCCAAATTATGAATTTTTAGTGGTTCGCAATCCTGATTACGCTCAAGAATACGAATCCTGGGAATCATTAATTAAAGATGTTTTTACCGAAGCTCAAGATCAAATTATCGAGTTAATTTAA
- a CDS encoding nucleotidyl transferase, with product MSQQKVRKALIPAAGFGTRLFPATKIVKKELFPIIDGDGRAKPIIIAIVEEAINAGIEQVGIVVQPEDQELFTDLFKAPPKPELFKKLSLENQEYSQYLQDLGKQITILIQTEQEGYGHAVYCAKDWVEQEPFLLLLGDHVYTTNTDRSCAKQMLDVYQQFEQNIIGLTIMSAEIIHKAGCVTGVWQQSNSLLEITEIYEKPSLEYARKNLKVNGMKEDEFLGVFGMYILESKIFDLLAEDINNNYRFKGEFQLTTCLDKLRQQQDALGYLVQGQYFDTGMPLFYRQTMIDFYQAHQN from the coding sequence ATGTCTCAACAGAAAGTTCGTAAAGCTTTAATTCCTGCTGCTGGTTTTGGTACTCGATTATTTCCTGCTACAAAAATTGTCAAAAAAGAATTGTTTCCGATTATTGATGGTGATGGACGAGCCAAACCAATTATTATAGCAATTGTAGAAGAAGCAATTAATGCAGGGATAGAACAAGTTGGAATTGTTGTTCAACCAGAAGATCAAGAATTATTTACTGATTTGTTTAAAGCACCTCCCAAACCAGAATTATTTAAAAAATTATCTCTTGAAAATCAGGAATATAGTCAATATTTACAAGATTTAGGTAAACAAATTACTATTCTGATTCAAACAGAACAAGAAGGATATGGTCATGCAGTTTATTGTGCTAAAGATTGGGTTGAGCAAGAACCTTTTTTATTGTTACTAGGCGATCATGTTTATACAACTAATACCGATCGCTCTTGTGCTAAACAAATGCTTGATGTTTATCAACAATTTGAACAAAATATTATTGGTTTGACAATCATGTCAGCCGAAATAATTCATAAAGCAGGCTGCGTTACTGGGGTTTGGCAACAGTCAAATTCGCTTTTAGAAATAACTGAAATATATGAAAAACCAAGTTTAGAATATGCGCGAAAAAATTTAAAAGTTAATGGAATGAAAGAGGATGAATTTTTAGGTGTATTTGGGATGTATATCCTTGAGTCAAAAATTTTTGATTTACTAGCAGAAGATATTAATAATAATTACCGATTTAAAGGAGAATTTCAGTTAACTACTTGCTTAGATAAATTACGTCAACAGCAAGACGCGCTTGGTTACTTAGTTCAAGGACAGTATTTTGATACAGGTATGCCGTTATTTTATCGCCAAACTATGATTGATTTTTATCAGGCTCATCAAAACTAA
- a CDS encoding putative AB-hydrolase YheT, translated as MIGQLFKIKMFNYYQTNQTEQQNQKQFQAKELESYFPPHQLKNGLLMTLHIAFRASKTWEKNVLETEPFYQEKIFLGAQEVPIYGLVAIPNQAKGTIIGTYGITGDLNNQWFLRILGRKAYARGYAVVLFDWRGHGKTAQLSSTLTSDGLYEGEDFVKIAGCEAEPFGVAAKEMGCPAPFWFTGYSLGGQLALWGIKSALNHPDIAGGAVICPSLDSNRSLTYLEQHPFGKYVEKKIAQSLKQLALKLHSYHPHEFDLAAINRANSIRGFDRELVINRLGFSSPEEYYEACNALYLLPQLTKPTLILYAEDDPLFDPQIIPDLKQACEENSAIDLILTKYGGHVGYISNKTCQKNYGDRDCWWAWNRVLDWCDQNFN; from the coding sequence ATGATTGGTCAATTATTTAAAATAAAAATGTTTAATTATTACCAAACAAATCAGACAGAGCAACAAAACCAAAAACAGTTTCAAGCCAAAGAATTAGAGAGCTATTTTCCTCCTCATCAACTTAAAAATGGTTTATTAATGACTTTGCATATTGCTTTTAGAGCCAGTAAAACTTGGGAGAAAAATGTTTTAGAAACAGAACCTTTCTATCAAGAAAAGATTTTTTTAGGAGCGCAAGAAGTTCCTATTTATGGATTAGTTGCTATTCCAAACCAAGCTAAAGGTACGATTATCGGGACTTATGGAATTACTGGAGATTTAAATAATCAATGGTTTCTAAGAATTTTAGGTAGAAAAGCCTACGCTAGAGGTTATGCCGTTGTACTGTTTGACTGGCGCGGACATGGGAAAACGGCTCAATTATCTTCTACTCTTACTTCTGATGGTTTGTATGAAGGAGAAGATTTTGTCAAAATTGCGGGCTGCGAAGCAGAACCCTTCGGGGTCGCTGCAAAAGAGATGGGATGTCCTGCACCTTTTTGGTTTACAGGGTATTCTTTAGGAGGACAATTGGCATTATGGGGAATTAAATCAGCTTTAAATCATCCAGATATTGCTGGTGGTGCAGTAATTTGTCCTAGTTTAGATTCTAATCGTTCTTTGACTTATTTAGAACAACATCCTTTTGGTAAATATGTAGAAAAAAAGATTGCTCAAAGTTTAAAACAACTTGCTTTAAAACTTCATTCTTATCATCCTCATGAGTTTGATTTGGCAGCAATTAATCGAGCAAATAGTATTAGAGGTTTTGACCGCGAATTAGTTATTAATAGATTAGGTTTTAGTTCGCCTGAAGAATATTATGAAGCTTGTAATGCCCTTTATTTATTACCTCAATTAACTAAACCTACTTTAATTCTTTATGCAGAAGACGATCCTCTATTCGATCCGCAAATTATCCCCGATTTAAAACAAGCTTGTGAGGAGAATTCAGCGATAGATTTAATCTTAACTAAGTATGGGGGTCATGTTGGTTATATTAGCAATAAAACTTGTCAAAAAAACTACGGCGATCGCGATTGTTGGTGGGCATGGAATCGAGTTTTAGATTGGTGCGATCAAAATTTTAATTAG